Proteins encoded together in one Terriglobia bacterium window:
- a CDS encoding L-rhamnonate dehydratase — protein MKITEVRTRVVEWRGKTVPSQPHFCTNPMDLLELQSDPMGSFRFHGWLIVEVFTDSGHVGIGEAALAPRVTKSVIDLYLKPILLGADPFDIEFLWQHMYRRTIAFGRKGIGMVAISAVDIALWDLLGQVLKQPVFRLLGGKTKQKIPVYASRLYSQPLDDLAREAKQYKDQGYRAMKLRFGWGPVDGAAGMRKNLDLLRTAREVVGDEIDLMADAYMGWTLDYARRMIPLTAKYNLRWLEEPVIPDDIAGYAALKALNVVPIAGGEHEFTLYGFRQLLEARAIDYIQFDTNRVGGISQARKIQAMAEAFEVPVIPHAGQMHNFHVVMASYNSPMAEFFPPVDVEVGNELFWYIFKGEPMPVNGCIELNEDLPGLGLTLDEEGLKRFDIIE, from the coding sequence GTGAAGATCACTGAAGTTCGGACTCGGGTTGTCGAATGGAGAGGCAAAACCGTACCGTCGCAGCCGCACTTTTGCACGAATCCCATGGACCTGCTCGAGCTGCAGTCGGACCCAATGGGTTCTTTCCGCTTTCACGGCTGGCTGATTGTGGAAGTATTTACTGACAGCGGACACGTCGGGATCGGCGAAGCGGCGCTCGCTCCTCGGGTAACCAAATCCGTGATCGATCTGTATCTCAAGCCAATTCTGCTTGGGGCCGATCCTTTCGATATCGAATTTCTCTGGCAGCATATGTACCGCCGAACTATCGCGTTTGGAAGAAAAGGCATCGGTATGGTTGCTATCAGCGCAGTGGATATCGCGCTGTGGGACCTGCTGGGCCAGGTCCTCAAGCAGCCGGTCTTCCGCCTGCTGGGCGGGAAAACCAAGCAAAAGATTCCTGTGTATGCCAGCCGCCTTTACAGCCAGCCGCTCGACGATCTTGCCCGCGAGGCAAAGCAATACAAGGACCAGGGGTACCGGGCCATGAAGCTGCGGTTCGGATGGGGACCGGTGGACGGCGCCGCGGGAATGCGGAAAAACCTTGACCTCCTGAGGACTGCGCGGGAAGTAGTCGGCGATGAAATTGACCTGATGGCAGATGCCTATATGGGATGGACGCTCGATTATGCCCGGCGAATGATTCCCCTGACGGCGAAATACAATCTGCGCTGGCTGGAAGAACCAGTGATTCCGGATGACATTGCCGGCTACGCTGCGTTGAAGGCGTTGAATGTGGTCCCGATCGCCGGAGGCGAGCACGAGTTTACGCTCTACGGTTTCCGGCAACTGCTTGAAGCCAGGGCCATCGACTACATCCAGTTTGATACCAATCGGGTGGGCGGCATCAGCCAGGCGCGGAAAATTCAGGCCATGGCTGAGGCGTTTGAGGTTCCGGTGATACCCCACGCCGGGCAGATGCATAACTTCCATGTCGTGATGGCCAGCTACAACTCTCCGATGGCCGAATTCTTCCCTCCGGTGGACGTGGAAGTTGGCAATGAACTCTTCTGGTATATTTTCAAAGGCGAGCCGATGCCCGTCAACGGCTGCATCGAACTCAACGAGGATTTGCCCGGCCTTGGCCTGACCCTTGACGAAGAGGGTCTCAAGCGGTTCGACATCATCGAGTAG
- a CDS encoding FAD-dependent oxidoreductase, which translates to MHTVILGAGISGLSAAYALQQIAPHGYGIYEQAPSVGGLCRTQSVDGYRFDIVSHVLHFRSEETKNLVQNIVGEELVRQERSAWIYFQRTYVPYPFQTHLNALPSAAKIDCLSGYFKAWTKRKFTGAREPDNFDEWVEQYFGDGIARHFMRPYNRKLWGVEPQSMGLDWIRPFVPQTQLRQVISNVLSRRNHHEVGYNPWFFYPARGGIQTICEGFRSRLTDLHLNQEAVEIDVENRRVLFRSGERVSYDRLISTIPLPVLVERAKAVPETLKQEISGLRWTSLLNLTYCLRRPLPKPFHWAYFPEAEFPFFRLVFPSNISAELAPKDTGLIAAEISNPEPGKKEEELEQQVRACLLKLGWIEKPEDVVRVVRNFFPYAYPVHDLERGGRVRRLLHFLQTRGIWSIGRFGAWHYSSMDDAITEALHIAPAILASGS; encoded by the coding sequence TTGCACACAGTCATTTTGGGAGCGGGAATCAGCGGGCTGAGTGCCGCGTATGCCCTGCAGCAAATTGCTCCGCACGGCTACGGGATCTACGAGCAGGCGCCTTCAGTGGGTGGTCTGTGCCGAACGCAGAGCGTTGACGGATATCGTTTCGATATCGTCTCGCACGTGCTGCACTTCCGTTCCGAAGAAACAAAGAACCTGGTACAGAACATCGTCGGTGAAGAGCTTGTCCGTCAAGAGCGCAGCGCCTGGATCTACTTTCAGCGAACGTACGTGCCTTATCCTTTCCAGACACACCTGAATGCGCTGCCGTCCGCAGCGAAGATAGATTGCCTGAGCGGGTATTTCAAAGCGTGGACGAAGCGCAAATTCACCGGCGCCCGTGAACCGGACAACTTTGACGAATGGGTGGAACAATACTTCGGCGACGGCATCGCGCGGCACTTCATGCGTCCTTATAACCGGAAACTATGGGGCGTCGAACCGCAAAGCATGGGCCTGGACTGGATCAGGCCTTTCGTACCCCAAACCCAATTGCGGCAAGTCATCAGCAATGTGCTTTCGCGTCGGAACCATCACGAAGTCGGCTACAATCCGTGGTTCTTCTATCCGGCGCGCGGAGGAATCCAGACCATCTGCGAAGGTTTCCGTTCCAGGCTGACAGACTTGCACCTGAACCAGGAAGCGGTTGAGATTGACGTGGAGAATCGCAGGGTCCTGTTCCGAAGCGGAGAACGCGTGAGCTATGACCGGCTGATTTCGACCATTCCGCTGCCAGTTCTGGTCGAGCGGGCCAAAGCCGTCCCGGAAACCTTGAAGCAGGAGATTTCCGGGCTCCGGTGGACTTCGTTGCTCAACCTGACGTACTGCCTCAGACGACCTCTTCCGAAGCCCTTCCATTGGGCTTACTTTCCAGAGGCTGAGTTCCCATTTTTTCGCCTGGTTTTCCCTTCCAACATCTCCGCCGAACTGGCGCCCAAAGACACGGGATTGATTGCGGCCGAGATTTCAAATCCTGAACCGGGCAAAAAAGAGGAAGAACTGGAGCAGCAGGTTCGGGCCTGCCTGTTAAAACTGGGATGGATCGAGAAGCCAGAGGACGTGGTGCGCGTTGTTCGAAACTTTTTCCCTTATGCCTATCCGGTACACGATCTGGAGCGGGGCGGGCGCGTCCGGCGCCTCCTGCACTTTCTCCAAACGAGGGGCATCTGGTCGATTGGCCGCTTCGGGGCCTGGCACTACTCCAGCATGGACGACGCCATCACAGAAGCGCTCCACATAGCACCAGCAATCCTTGCTTCTGGTTCATAA